A single region of the Enterococcus mundtii genome encodes:
- the sufD gene encoding Fe-S cluster assembly protein SufD yields MKDIKWLDHLDAVTDFSFSKGEPEWMTTLRQEALKKADELPLPHIERVKFHRWPLFSINELTDQTPESGNVAAFDAMKDNPLVVQQGTLTVFEQLSADLAEQGVIFTDLFTAMQEYPELVQEYYMTKAVEMDEDQLTALHAAFMNSGLFLYVPKNVVIKEPIESLFIQEGAFSQHFFKHVLIVADEHSEFSYLERFQTTGEELQKVSGNIIVEVIAKAGAKVKYAAVDQLGENVTAYMNRRGHILRDAFVDWAIGVMNDGNIVADFDSDLVGEGGHAEVKIVAISSGKQTQGIDTRVTNKAPHTIGHILQHGVIRERGTLTFNGIGHILKKAKGADAQQESRVLMLSDKARGDANPILLIDEHEVTAGHAASVGRVDPEEMYYLMSRGLRKEEAERLVIRGFLGSVLTAIPVEAVRKELVAVIEGKLNV; encoded by the coding sequence ATGAAAGACATTAAATGGCTCGATCATCTTGACGCTGTTACAGATTTTTCATTCAGTAAAGGTGAACCGGAATGGATGACGACGCTTCGTCAAGAGGCGCTGAAAAAAGCAGATGAACTACCATTGCCCCATATCGAACGTGTGAAATTCCACCGTTGGCCATTGTTTTCAATCAATGAGTTGACTGATCAGACACCTGAATCTGGAAATGTTGCGGCATTTGATGCGATGAAAGACAATCCATTAGTCGTGCAACAAGGCACCTTGACTGTCTTTGAGCAATTATCCGCAGACCTTGCAGAACAAGGAGTGATCTTTACAGATCTATTTACGGCGATGCAAGAATACCCTGAATTAGTCCAAGAATATTACATGACGAAAGCGGTTGAAATGGACGAAGATCAATTGACTGCACTTCATGCCGCATTCATGAATAGTGGTTTGTTCTTATACGTACCAAAAAACGTGGTCATCAAAGAACCGATCGAATCCCTGTTTATCCAAGAAGGCGCATTTTCGCAACACTTCTTTAAACACGTCTTGATCGTCGCAGATGAACACAGTGAATTCTCTTACTTGGAACGATTCCAAACAACTGGAGAAGAATTACAAAAAGTCTCTGGGAATATCATTGTTGAAGTCATCGCCAAAGCCGGTGCCAAAGTCAAATATGCAGCAGTCGATCAATTAGGCGAAAATGTCACAGCATATATGAACCGTCGTGGACATATCTTACGGGATGCTTTTGTGGACTGGGCAATCGGAGTGATGAACGATGGGAATATCGTCGCTGATTTTGATTCAGATCTTGTCGGTGAAGGCGGACATGCGGAAGTCAAGATCGTGGCAATCAGTTCAGGAAAACAAACGCAAGGAATCGATACCCGGGTGACAAATAAAGCCCCACATACGATTGGACATATCTTGCAACATGGTGTGATCCGCGAACGTGGTACGTTGACATTCAACGGTATTGGACACATCTTGAAAAAAGCCAAAGGTGCCGATGCCCAACAAGAAAGCCGTGTCTTGATGCTTTCAGATAAAGCCAGAGGCGATGCCAATCCGATCCTCTTGATCGATGAACACGAAGTTACAGCAGGACATGCCGCAAGTGTTGGACGTGTCGATCCGGAAGAAATGTATTATTTGATGAGTCGAGGCTTACGAAAAGAAGAAGCAGAACGTTTAGTCATTCGTGGCTTCTTAGGGTCTGTCTTAACTGCGATCCCAGTTGAAGCGGTGCGCAAAGAACTAGTGGCAGTTATTGAAGGGAAGTTAAATGTATGA
- a CDS encoding phage antirepressor KilAC domain-containing protein — MNKPQIFNFEKKDVRTVLINDDPYFVGKDIAEVLGYSKPRNAISIHVDDEDKQDAPIQGPLGGKQNMIVINESGLYSLILKSKLPNAKKFKRWVTSEVLPSIRKNGAYLTDQKAYEITHNPNSLADLLLQAGEQLKQKDLVIQEMQPKALFSDAVRGSVNSCLIKELATILKQNGINIGQNRLFIWLRENGYLCRDGRRKNQPTQRSMDLGIMDVREHVRTNSQGELVTKFTPLVTGKGQQYFINKFLNEDV, encoded by the coding sequence ATGAATAAACCGCAAATTTTTAATTTCGAAAAAAAAGATGTTCGGACAGTTTTAATAAATGATGACCCATATTTTGTTGGGAAAGATATAGCTGAAGTGCTAGGTTACTCAAAGCCCAGGAATGCTATTTCGATTCACGTAGACGACGAAGACAAGCAGGATGCCCCAATTCAGGGCCCCCTTGGTGGAAAGCAAAACATGATTGTAATCAATGAGTCAGGTTTATATAGCCTTATTCTAAAGTCTAAACTTCCGAATGCCAAAAAATTTAAAAGATGGGTAACGAGTGAAGTTCTACCATCAATTAGAAAGAACGGCGCATACCTAACCGATCAAAAAGCGTATGAGATTACACACAATCCAAATTCACTAGCAGATCTGTTGTTACAAGCAGGTGAACAACTAAAACAAAAAGATTTGGTTATCCAAGAAATGCAACCTAAAGCATTATTCTCAGATGCAGTAAGAGGTAGCGTTAATTCATGTTTGATTAAAGAATTAGCAACGATTCTAAAACAAAACGGTATAAATATTGGGCAAAATCGTTTGTTCATTTGGTTAAGAGAGAATGGTTATCTTTGTCGAGACGGACGACGTAAGAATCAACCAACGCAACGTTCTATGGATTTAGGAATTATGGACGTGAGGGAGCATGTACGCACGAATTCTCAAGGTGAGTTAGTGACAAAGTTCACGCCTCTTGTTACTGGTAAAGGACAGCAATACTTTATAAATAAATTTTTGAATGAGGATGTATAG
- the sufC gene encoding Fe-S cluster assembly ATPase SufC: MSVLEIKNLHVSIEDKKILKGVNLTMKTGEIHAIMGPNGTGKSTLSAAIMGNPNYEVTEGEILFDGQNVLELEVDERARLGLFLAMQYPSEIPGITNAEFMRAAINATRPEDDKISVMSFLKKLDEKMALLNMPEEMAERYLNEGFSGGEKKRNEILQLLMLEPTFAILDEIDSGLDIDALKVVAKGVNEMRGDSFGALIITHYQRLLNYITPDVVHIMMEGRVVMTGSADLAKRLEAEGYAGISKELGIDYKEEEA; the protein is encoded by the coding sequence ATGTCTGTCTTAGAAATAAAAAACCTACATGTGTCGATTGAGGACAAGAAAATCCTTAAAGGCGTGAATTTAACAATGAAAACAGGGGAAATCCATGCCATCATGGGACCAAACGGAACAGGTAAATCGACCTTGTCTGCTGCAATTATGGGAAATCCGAATTACGAAGTAACTGAAGGAGAAATCCTTTTTGATGGGCAAAATGTGTTAGAGCTAGAAGTAGATGAACGTGCACGTTTAGGTCTGTTTTTAGCCATGCAATACCCAAGTGAGATTCCAGGAATCACAAATGCCGAATTTATGCGTGCAGCGATCAATGCGACACGTCCGGAAGATGACAAGATTTCTGTCATGTCATTCTTGAAAAAGTTAGATGAAAAGATGGCACTTTTGAACATGCCAGAAGAAATGGCTGAACGTTATTTGAACGAAGGCTTTTCTGGTGGAGAGAAAAAACGTAACGAGATCTTACAACTCTTGATGTTAGAACCAACGTTTGCGATTTTAGATGAAATCGATTCTGGTTTAGATATCGATGCACTGAAAGTCGTGGCAAAAGGCGTGAACGAAATGCGTGGCGACAGCTTTGGTGCCTTGATCATCACTCATTACCAACGCTTGTTAAACTACATCACACCTGACGTCGTCCACATCATGATGGAAGGTCGTGTCGTGATGACTGGTAGTGCAGATCTAGCAAAACGCCTAGAAGCCGAAGGATATGCTGGCATCAGTAAAGAATTAGGAATCGACTACAAAGAAGAAGAAGCGTAA
- the sufU gene encoding Fe-S cluster assembly sulfur transfer protein SufU, with protein MALSKLDNLYRHVILDHSSHPHHRGTLTESTNKIEMNNPTCGDVIELQVEIKDGKINNIAFDGSGCSISTASASMMTDAVSGKTIAEAEQLTDDFLLLVQGKEVAELESLGDAAMLSGVAKFPARIKCATLAWKALGKAMEEDGTATVHHEHKEKE; from the coding sequence ATGGCCCTATCTAAATTAGACAATCTTTACCGTCACGTGATCTTGGACCATTCATCCCATCCACATCATCGTGGCACGTTGACGGAATCAACGAATAAGATTGAAATGAACAATCCCACCTGTGGGGATGTCATTGAATTACAAGTCGAGATCAAAGACGGCAAAATCAATAATATCGCCTTTGACGGCAGTGGTTGCTCCATCAGCACAGCCAGTGCCTCAATGATGACCGATGCTGTCAGCGGCAAAACAATTGCAGAAGCAGAGCAATTGACGGACGACTTTTTACTACTGGTCCAAGGAAAAGAAGTCGCAGAGCTTGAATCACTAGGGGACGCTGCCATGTTAAGTGGTGTCGCAAAATTCCCCGCGCGTATCAAATGCGCAACACTTGCCTGGAAAGCACTAGGCAAAGCAATGGAAGAAGACGGTACTGCAACCGTCCATCATGAGCACAAGGAAAAGGAGTGA
- a CDS encoding methionine ABC transporter permease: MDKSFTETYLDFSQINMETMQQAIMDTLYMTLISMVLVTIIGLILGLILYSIGRKNKPYARIIYGIVSIISNIFRSTPFMILMVLIIPFTKAIVGTMLGAQAAIPALVLSAAPFYARLVEIAFREVSPGVLEAADAMGASYWEIIWKVLIPESVPALISGLTVTTISMIGFTAMAGAIGAGGLGGLAWQEGYQRGNLTVTFVATLIILVIVFIVQGIGDFLTKKTDKR, from the coding sequence ATGGATAAAAGCTTCACAGAAACCTACCTTGATTTCAGCCAAATCAACATGGAGACGATGCAACAAGCCATCATGGACACGTTATACATGACGTTGATCTCCATGGTCTTAGTAACCATCATCGGTTTGATCCTTGGTTTGATCCTTTACTCGATCGGTCGCAAAAACAAACCGTATGCGCGGATCATTTACGGCATCGTTTCGATCATTAGTAATATTTTCCGATCGACACCATTCATGATCTTGATGGTCTTGATCATTCCTTTTACCAAAGCAATCGTGGGAACGATGTTAGGCGCACAAGCAGCGATTCCAGCTCTCGTGTTGTCCGCTGCTCCTTTTTACGCTCGACTTGTAGAAATCGCGTTTCGCGAAGTCAGCCCTGGGGTCTTAGAAGCCGCAGATGCGATGGGGGCGAGCTATTGGGAAATCATTTGGAAAGTCTTGATACCTGAAAGTGTCCCGGCTTTGATCTCAGGTTTGACTGTAACAACGATCTCGATGATCGGTTTTACTGCCATGGCAGGTGCAATCGGTGCCGGCGGTCTAGGTGGCTTGGCTTGGCAAGAAGGCTACCAACGTGGTAATTTAACAGTGACTTTTGTCGCTACCTTGATTATTTTAGTCATTGTATTTATTGTTCAAGGAATCGGGGATTTCTTAACGAAGAAAACAGATAAAAGATAG
- a CDS encoding MetQ/NlpA family ABC transporter substrate-binding protein, whose translation MKKKIFGFAATLLLTVGLAACGNGGSSSDSSNASDDDTTLKIGASPTPHAEILEHVKPLLKDEGIDLEIVKFDDYVLPNQALSEGDIDANYFQHIPYLNKEIDEKGYDFVNAGAVHIEPMGLYSKKIKDISELEDGATIITSNSESDWGRIITILKDAGLVTVKDGVDLETATFDDIDENPKNLKFNHTIDPALLASTYQNDEGDLVAINANFAYGAGLNPLEDAVLLEKDNSPYVNIIATRKGDEDSDKIKKLIEVLHQEDVRQWIEEQWEGSVKSVDADAK comes from the coding sequence ATGAAAAAGAAAATTTTTGGATTTGCAGCAACGCTTTTACTGACAGTTGGATTAGCCGCATGTGGAAACGGTGGAAGCAGTAGTGACTCATCAAACGCATCAGACGACGATACAACCTTGAAAATCGGCGCATCACCAACACCACATGCGGAAATCTTAGAACATGTGAAACCTCTTTTGAAAGACGAAGGCATTGATTTGGAAATCGTCAAATTTGACGATTATGTCTTGCCAAACCAAGCATTATCAGAAGGCGACATCGATGCGAACTATTTCCAACACATCCCTTACTTGAACAAAGAAATCGACGAAAAAGGCTATGATTTTGTCAATGCGGGTGCTGTCCACATCGAACCAATGGGCTTGTATTCAAAAAAAATCAAAGACATTTCTGAATTAGAAGATGGCGCAACGATCATTACTTCAAATTCAGAATCTGACTGGGGACGGATCATCACGATCTTGAAAGACGCTGGTTTAGTGACAGTCAAAGACGGCGTTGATTTAGAAACAGCCACATTTGATGATATCGATGAAAATCCTAAAAACTTGAAATTCAATCATACGATCGATCCAGCATTATTGGCTTCTACCTACCAAAATGATGAAGGTGATCTAGTAGCTATCAACGCGAACTTTGCTTACGGCGCTGGATTGAATCCATTAGAAGATGCGGTATTACTAGAAAAAGATAACTCACCATATGTCAACATCATTGCGACACGTAAAGGTGACGAAGACAGCGACAAGATCAAAAAATTGATTGAAGTCTTGCATCAAGAAGATGTTCGTCAATGGATCGAAGAACAATGGGAAGGCTCCGTAAAATCTGTCGATGCGGATGCAAAATAA
- a CDS encoding ImmA/IrrE family metallo-endopeptidase — protein sequence MQLLETVLNECGVGIAYVEMESDGCYIEEEHIIFVNCSLSQEDKRKTIYHEIKHVVDHKEFIELYKIFYFRTKMEYEADRFMIENLLYDFLSECHIDPYQINIFSFMDYYELDYNCESTIRNLILEMVRNEVAV from the coding sequence ATGCAGTTATTAGAAACGGTACTTAATGAATGTGGCGTAGGTATTGCTTATGTTGAAATGGAATCAGATGGCTGCTATATCGAAGAAGAGCATATTATCTTCGTTAACTGCAGCCTCTCGCAAGAAGACAAAAGAAAAACAATTTATCATGAAATAAAGCATGTTGTAGATCACAAAGAATTTATTGAGCTCTACAAGATATTTTATTTCAGAACTAAAATGGAATATGAAGCTGATCGATTTATGATTGAGAATTTACTCTACGATTTTTTATCTGAATGTCATATCGATCCATATCAAATAAACATTTTTTCATTTATGGACTACTATGAACTAGATTACAATTGCGAATCTACTATCAGAAATCTTATTTTAGAAATGGTAAGAAACGAAGTTGCAGTTTAA
- a CDS encoding cysteine desulfurase: MISPERIRQDFPILFQEVNDEPLVYLDNAATTQKPKQVLATMTHYYSANNANVHRGVHTLAERATHDYEAAREKVRRFLNAQETAEILFTRGTTTSLNWVAQSYGDAFVKAGDEIVISYMEHHSNIIPWQQLAKRTGATLKYIELTEEGFLDLEHATSIITEKTKIVSVAHASNVLGVINPIQELATIVHEKGGILVVDGAQSAPHIKIDVQSLDCDFFAFSGHKMCATTGTGVLYGKRKWLEQMEPVEFGGEMIDFVGLQDSTWKELPWKFEAGTPNIAGVIALGAAIDYLESIGLAGIHQYEEELVGYVLPKLQAIEGLTIYGPKDPAHRTGVISFNLENLHPHDVATALDMEGVAVRAGHHCAQPLLKYLGVAATARASFYMYNTKADADRFVQAILATKEFFQHGPI, translated from the coding sequence ATGATTTCTCCAGAACGTATCCGTCAAGATTTCCCGATCTTATTTCAGGAAGTCAATGACGAACCCCTGGTGTATTTAGACAATGCAGCGACTACGCAAAAACCCAAACAAGTGTTAGCGACTATGACGCATTATTATTCCGCAAACAATGCCAACGTCCATCGAGGCGTGCATACATTAGCTGAGCGAGCAACCCATGATTATGAAGCTGCCAGAGAAAAAGTTCGTCGTTTTTTAAATGCTCAAGAGACCGCCGAGATCCTTTTCACTCGTGGAACGACCACAAGCTTGAATTGGGTAGCACAAAGCTATGGCGATGCCTTTGTCAAAGCCGGTGATGAAATCGTGATCTCTTACATGGAGCATCATTCGAACATCATCCCTTGGCAACAGTTGGCAAAACGAACTGGCGCTACTTTGAAATACATCGAATTGACCGAAGAAGGCTTTCTTGATCTAGAACATGCCACTTCGATCATTACAGAAAAAACCAAGATCGTGTCGGTCGCCCATGCCTCTAATGTATTAGGTGTCATCAATCCGATCCAAGAGTTGGCGACGATCGTTCATGAAAAAGGCGGAATTTTGGTGGTGGACGGTGCACAATCTGCCCCACACATCAAAATCGATGTCCAATCTTTAGACTGTGACTTCTTTGCCTTTAGCGGACATAAGATGTGCGCAACGACCGGAACAGGTGTATTATATGGAAAACGGAAATGGTTGGAACAAATGGAACCCGTTGAATTCGGTGGAGAAATGATCGACTTTGTTGGCCTACAAGACAGCACATGGAAAGAACTTCCCTGGAAATTTGAAGCAGGCACACCAAACATCGCCGGTGTGATCGCACTTGGCGCTGCCATCGATTATCTTGAATCGATTGGTCTAGCAGGCATTCATCAATATGAAGAAGAACTTGTTGGTTATGTCTTACCAAAACTGCAAGCAATCGAAGGCTTGACGATCTATGGACCAAAAGACCCTGCGCATCGTACAGGCGTGATTTCCTTTAATTTAGAGAATCTACATCCCCATGATGTAGCGACTGCTCTTGATATGGAAGGCGTCGCCGTTCGTGCCGGTCATCATTGTGCCCAACCATTATTGAAGTATCTAGGGGTTGCTGCGACAGCTCGTGCCAGCTTTTACATGTATAACACAAAAGCAGATGCCGATCGTTTCGTCCAAGCAATTCTCGCAACAAAGGAGTTTTTCCAACATGGCCCTATCTAA
- a CDS encoding site-specific integrase, with product MASIKQQENGKWRFRIRYKDNGKFREVSKSGFRTKRDAQAAANELERQYNNGIQIGANNILMADYLEDWLEIYKKPNIKQSTYLRLERSIRLHILPTFGMMSLKEITRTDIVKWVNDLDTTKQQSRNTIRSNLNVLHDALETAVYELNYLEKNVAKKIKLPTAKEEQKLKFYSKNELAQMLEYLSSYKLGKYAHSIQYYVLFYLLASTGLRLGEALALEWSDIDGDKLSVNKSLSYDDHNNSIITPPKSKTSIRTIKIDDRLVHLLKKHKINKNECILRYRSYDSPINESIVFSNENGNYLRHSVVREFFYKTCERANVPVLSPHALRHSHAVHLLESGANIKYVSTRLGHSTISVTADIYMHITEKIEDGSLKLYQNYMNEKGALKEHS from the coding sequence ATGGCTAGTATCAAGCAACAAGAAAACGGAAAGTGGCGTTTTCGTATTCGATATAAAGATAACGGAAAATTTAGAGAAGTTTCGAAAAGTGGGTTTAGAACAAAGAGGGATGCACAAGCTGCGGCAAATGAACTTGAAAGACAATATAATAACGGTATTCAGATTGGAGCTAATAACATATTGATGGCCGACTATTTGGAGGACTGGCTCGAAATTTACAAAAAACCAAATATCAAACAATCAACTTATCTTAGGTTAGAACGTTCCATAAGACTTCATATATTACCTACGTTTGGAATGATGAGTTTAAAGGAAATAACCCGTACAGATATTGTTAAGTGGGTAAATGACCTAGACACAACAAAGCAACAATCAAGAAACACAATTCGATCAAATCTAAATGTGTTACACGATGCATTAGAGACTGCAGTCTATGAACTCAACTATCTTGAAAAAAATGTTGCCAAAAAAATAAAACTCCCAACCGCTAAAGAAGAACAGAAATTGAAATTCTATTCTAAAAATGAGCTTGCTCAAATGTTAGAATACTTATCCTCTTATAAATTAGGTAAATACGCTCATTCTATTCAATATTACGTCTTATTCTACCTGTTAGCGAGTACTGGTCTCCGATTAGGCGAAGCTTTGGCGTTAGAGTGGTCAGATATTGACGGAGATAAATTATCAGTAAACAAATCACTATCTTACGATGATCATAACAATTCCATAATTACGCCACCTAAATCAAAAACAAGTATTCGTACGATCAAAATTGATGATCGTCTTGTTCACCTGCTAAAAAAACATAAAATAAACAAGAATGAATGTATTTTGAGGTATCGGTCATACGATAGCCCAATAAATGAATCTATAGTATTTTCAAACGAAAACGGCAACTATTTGCGCCATTCAGTTGTTAGAGAATTTTTCTATAAAACATGTGAACGTGCGAATGTCCCTGTACTTTCCCCTCATGCTTTGCGGCATAGCCATGCAGTACATTTACTAGAATCCGGGGCAAACATAAAGTATGTCAGTACTCGACTTGGGCACAGCACTATAAGTGTGACTGCTGACATTTATATGCACATTACAGAAAAAATCGAAGATGGTTCTTTAAAACTCTACCAAAACTATATGAACGAAAAAGGAGCACTCAAAGAGCACTCCTAA
- a CDS encoding DUF771 domain-containing protein, producing MFPQQKQSVTVDIQVNDAYWKEYADTYLKELFEQYLRPQFLTIADMEKITRRKRAWIMEYIVDDPYVRKNKLAKKDTDGKWIFDAENIRPFLKRLFDDLPDY from the coding sequence ATGTTTCCACAACAAAAACAGTCAGTGACGGTGGATATTCAGGTTAATGACGCTTACTGGAAAGAATATGCAGACACATACCTCAAAGAATTGTTCGAACAGTATTTACGACCACAGTTTTTAACTATTGCTGACATGGAAAAAATTACTCGTAGAAAACGAGCGTGGATAATGGAATACATTGTTGATGATCCATATGTTAGGAAAAACAAGTTAGCAAAAAAAGATACAGATGGCAAATGGATCTTCGATGCCGAAAATATTCGACCATTTTTAAAACGATTGTTCGATGATTTACCCGATTATTAA
- a CDS encoding helix-turn-helix domain-containing protein — translation MTVFDRVKKLADKQGISINTLEERTGFSKNYLYSWKKKVPSGNNLKVIADYFGVTTDYLLGRTDNPNPIQERVPDDLDKMLDNAMTFGGKPLTEIDRAAIRAYIEGRQSSK, via the coding sequence ATGACGGTATTTGATAGAGTAAAAAAACTAGCTGATAAACAAGGAATTTCTATAAATACTTTAGAAGAACGAACTGGATTCAGTAAAAATTACTTGTACTCTTGGAAGAAAAAAGTACCTAGTGGCAATAATCTAAAAGTTATCGCTGACTACTTCGGCGTAACAACTGACTACCTATTAGGACGCACAGACAACCCTAATCCGATACAGGAACGTGTGCCTGACGATTTAGACAAGATGCTCGACAACGCTATGACTTTTGGTGGTAAACCACTAACCGAGATAGATAGAGCGGCAATTCGCGCTTATATAGAAGGTAGACAAAGTTCGAAGTGA
- the sufB gene encoding Fe-S cluster assembly protein SufB, whose amino-acid sequence MGVPELEEYKFGFHDDVEPVFSTGEGLTEEVVREMSRIKEEPEWMLEFRLKSLEAFNKMPMQDWGPDLSDIDFNAIKYYQKPSDRPARDWDDVPEKIKETFERIGIPEAERAYLAGASAQYESEVVYHNMKDEFEKLGIVFTDTDSALKEYPELFKEYFSKLVPPTDNKLAALNSAVWSGGTFIYVPKGVKVDVPLQTYFRINAENTGQFERTLIIVDEGASIHYVEGCTAPTYSSNSLHAAIVEIFTRKDGYCRYTTIQNWSDNVYNLVTKRAKAYEGATVEWIDGNLGAKTTMKYPSVYLDGRGARGTMLSIAFAGANQIQDTGAKMIHNAPNTSSSIVSKSISKDGGEVNYRGQVTFGKDSAGSISHIECDTIIMDEWSKSDTIPFNEIHNSQVSLEHEAKVSKISEEQLYYLMSRGLTESEATEMIVMGFVEPFTKELPMEYAVELNRLISYEMEGSVG is encoded by the coding sequence ATGGGCGTACCAGAATTAGAAGAATATAAATTTGGCTTCCACGACGATGTGGAACCCGTTTTTAGTACAGGAGAAGGCTTGACCGAAGAAGTCGTTCGAGAAATGTCACGAATCAAAGAAGAACCAGAATGGATGTTGGAGTTTCGTTTGAAATCTCTGGAAGCATTCAACAAAATGCCTATGCAAGACTGGGGACCAGACTTATCTGACATTGATTTCAATGCCATCAAATATTACCAAAAACCAAGTGACCGACCTGCTCGCGATTGGGATGACGTACCAGAAAAAATCAAAGAAACCTTTGAACGAATCGGTATTCCAGAAGCCGAACGTGCTTATTTAGCCGGCGCTTCAGCCCAATACGAATCAGAAGTCGTATACCACAATATGAAAGACGAATTCGAAAAACTCGGCATCGTCTTTACCGACACAGATTCTGCATTGAAAGAGTATCCTGAACTATTCAAAGAATACTTTTCAAAACTCGTGCCACCAACAGATAATAAACTAGCCGCACTAAACTCAGCCGTTTGGTCTGGAGGTACGTTTATCTATGTACCAAAAGGCGTCAAAGTCGATGTCCCATTACAAACCTACTTCCGAATCAACGCCGAAAACACCGGCCAATTCGAACGTACGTTGATCATCGTGGACGAAGGCGCCAGCATCCACTATGTCGAAGGCTGTACTGCACCAACCTATTCAAGCAACAGCCTACACGCAGCCATCGTGGAAATCTTTACCCGTAAAGACGGCTACTGCCGCTATACAACGATTCAAAACTGGTCAGACAACGTCTATAACCTCGTAACCAAACGAGCAAAAGCCTACGAAGGCGCAACTGTTGAATGGATTGACGGCAACTTAGGAGCCAAAACAACCATGAAATACCCAAGTGTCTACTTAGACGGACGAGGCGCACGAGGCACCATGCTATCCATCGCATTTGCCGGAGCCAACCAAATCCAAGACACAGGCGCAAAAATGATCCATAATGCACCAAACACTTCAAGCTCGATCGTCTCAAAATCAATTTCAAAAGACGGCGGCGAAGTAAACTACCGAGGCCAAGTCACCTTTGGAAAAGACAGCGCCGGCTCGATCTCCCATATCGAATGTGATACCATCATCATGGACGAATGGTCCAAATCTGATACCATTCCATTCAACGAGATCCACAACAGCCAAGTTTCGTTGGAACACGAAGCAAAAGTCTCCAAAATCTCAGAAGAACAACTTTACTACCTCATGAGCCGCGGCTTGACCGAATCTGAAGCCACAGAAATGATCGTCATGGGCTTCGTCGAACCATTCACAAAAGAACTACCGATGGAATATGCGGTAGAGTTGAATCGGTTGATTAGTTATGAGATGGAAGGCAGCGTTGGTTAA